From Branchiostoma lanceolatum isolate klBraLanc5 chromosome 16, klBraLanc5.hap2, whole genome shotgun sequence:
aaagaattcgaaccttgtgacccttcataaatcttatacatgtacaaagttaatacatttgtatttggcTTTaggatgaggctgtgacagagggaAAAGTTTAGTTtgcaaaatttatccctcaaaatgcaggaaatagtgtcacATCAGGTTATGACTTTTAAAACTTTCTACtgtggaaaggaaagtgattttgaaccagtttagctcaaatgaactcaatgaacagatgagctattcttccactggtcgtgacagagaagacagatgctatgtacagtattcacaggttcattgtaccggggaaattcccctagttcTTTTTGACatgcacaatgacagtgttcaacggcttaacgtcccgtcctaaggactgcaaccttttccggtagcgtgcatgtcgggtgagcgacacagccgggatcgaacccggggcgtCTAGTTCCAAAGGCAAGATttaaaccactggactacgcacgctaaaagcataggggtgtttctggaaataaccttgtgacccttcataaatcttaatacatgtacaaagttaatacatttgtatttggcTTTAGGATGAGGTTGTGATATATAGAGGGAAAACTTTACTTTGCAAAagttatccctcaaaatgtaggaaataGTGTCACATTGGGTTATGACTTTTAAAACTTTCTACTGTGGTTATGTCTTTGTCACTCCATGCCACCCTCCCGAACAGGCCCGCTATCGCTCGGTAACATTACCCCCCATAGCGGCCTTGCCCTTTCATGCCTATAAAATcacttctggcgacgttattgacagttgTTCATGACTAATTAATGAgttagccttatttggcacaaacagccattatttttgctctgaatccaAAGTAGcataacctgattggttgatagcatcccagcgtcctttgcacTTTTACTCTAGATGAGCTTAagccaaccctctgattggctgcaagctgttttggtggtgacatctccagaagcgattttacaggcttgaaagggcagggccgctatgggaggtaacgttaccgagcGATAGCGGGCCAGTTCGGGCGGGTGCTTCATGCAGGACATTCGCTGCGCAAATTTGTTCTTCTGCACCTGACTATACTGTGAAAAATTCTGTTGAGAACCCTGTATCTTATCATCAACCTTGCAAATTGGTGTATCAATACATTGCTAAGAACTTATAATAAGCTTtactataattacatatttgtttgtttcatctttGGTCcaggaaaataaacatttctttcttaccTGCTATACAAAGAGTGACTTCACTGCCCAGCATTTTCCGCAGCTCCTTAACCCAGTTTTTCACCTGGAGAAAACAAGTTTTCAAGTTAAAAGAATAAGATGCTGCATGAGatgctttaaccttctccctgccgccTAATAACCCAACAACCAATAGATCTTTCTCACacggcggccatgatagaatgaaaacgaggcccttgtggcatacaatagaccgatcctaactgtcaatcacaattagcagtttagccaatgattacctgataattggagaatcgaccaatgaggaagtggctgcatgaccgtcaaatatttgaattcctctgttttattttgcatttctacgttttgacggacgagggcggggactatgggatcggtcaacaaAGCTCTAAagtgctgcatcttttttgtgcattacattagttataatattgatacttggatatcatattttaaaacttattcATTCAGTTAATGTGATTAaagaggaaaactaaatctgtacattatttttgcttctttgcctcagtggcctcgtcttcattctatcatatCCGCcgtgtgagaaaggtgtatataCACGTTTGATGACAAAAGGCTCAGCAGGCTAGCAATCTACATTCTTTCTTACACTACTACTTACACTGCCAAACACAAATCTTAAGAAGTTGGTGTACTATCATTGCCTAAGAGCAGCATACATAACAGCTGAGCATTTTTGACAAATATGCTATCATCACCTATAATGGTATCTATATACATCTGACATCAGGTTCAGGATTTAATGCAATTAGCTTGCTAGGTTCTATCAGATTCTCATTGATTCTTGGGAATGGAACATGATCTGCATATCACAATACAAGTGTATTTCCTTGTGGAACTGCTTCTCTAATTTATCATAGTAGACACATTTGAAAGTCTAACTTACACTCTAAGCTTAAAAATAGTCAGTTTGGGCAAAATTGTGGATTGTCCCTGAAGAAAGATGCTGgaattcataatcatatgttcAGGAGTGTAGAGTGTAGGAACCATGTCATCGGACATACATTATtagacatgtatgtatatctgATGACATGGAAAAACTGGGTGAATATGTgcttttgtgcacctaaaattggtgctgtgcacctgatttttgatTGTGAGTGCACCAGTACTTCTAGCTAGACATTTGGCTATGTACGTAAAGGCACTATAGTACACTAATATACACTTTATTCTTCACATTCAAGCATCAGAAAAAATAGTTTTGCTGACAATCTAATTCTATCTTTTTAATATTTCATGTCGGACACACGAAATTTTTCTCTGCACCTTAATTTCTAGGTTTGGTGTAccagtatatatacatattcctGAAAATGAATTCCGAGCCATGCATATACATCAACATACCTTTTGGAAAGAGTCCTCGTCTGTAATATCGTATACTAGAATGGCGCCGTTACTATCTCTGTAGTAGATCGGGCCGAGAGCGTGGAACCTCTCTTGTCCTGCCGTATCCTGTCATGGGACAAAAACACATGCCGTATCGTTCATATtggtatatagtacatgtatgtgaaaagtGGTTTCTCTTAATCTtgtatcaagctatttgcagaAGACAGTTAGAAACATTGATAGGCATAATTACACAACAGTATTTGCTGAATTTCATTGTTAAGTGGTACCAAGGAGGAACCTTCTTGGTTGTACATATACTAATATGAATAAAGTTTATTCATTTTTTGACAAAAGAATTATTCATAAAAATCATCTCTTtcttgttaaaggcaacctaagcaatatcagggcattgaaagtcatattttcaaaactatCTAATCAAAATAATCACATGGTTGTACTCAATGTGCTCGGGCATTTTGACGTCAGGcagccggaagttaccgaaaattgtcgccaGAAAACAGTTATGGCTAGATTGTCGGCTGATTATTGGGTCCattaaataaaatactccttttgtgacTTAAGCTTGTTTCTGTTCTCTTTTTAAacgtccaaagtatgaaataatgatgaaaatgtgcaatatggggaagtaaatgtcaatttcatattttGCAATTGAGGTGAGACAACCAACAATGACATGAATCTAAAAATGATCCAATTTCCACTGTACTACATTTTATTCTTGAGAAGAAAATGGCAATTTTACACGAGGTAGGAAAGTCGAAAAAAAATTATCCGAATGCCAATTACCTTAACAATCTGAGTTCTCTCTGACACATAAATATCACACTTtcatttgaacaaatattcttCAACCTACACAGAAATTCACATTTACCTATCAGTATCACCAGAAACTAAAACATTACTTACCCAAATTGCCAAGTTTACTCTTTTCCCAGCTATGTTCAGCTTCTTTGTGAGAAAACTTGCCTGGaggaaaaaataataaaatgccTAAAGTTATAAAATCTTTGAATTATTCTGTACAACAACACAAATATTTGAGGCGAGATAAGAGCTTGCACATGACCATATGACCAGgtgtttacctgtgtgcgaGACACACCTTTTTATGATGTCATAAGTTAATGGGACTGTAATAATGTAAAAATTAGTTAACAGTCCCAAACATCTGGTTTGCTTCAACTGTTCACATACAGTTTCTAACCCAAAGTGAAAACTGcaccgtaaatgcatttagttttgcagtggtttttatttcacagtaggtGGGAAATGTTTTTGCGTTGATTAAAGCTCACAGATGAAACAATATTCTGTAATACAGTAGAATTGCAAAACAACTATTTGTGCCGTTTATAGTTTATGATTTCGTAGAaaaaggtcaccatgaaaaacaTATTCAATTTGGCATTCACAGTGGAAGAAGAGGGTACAAGAACCCAAACTTATAATTATCAAAACCTTAAAATTTCCTGTGATAATTATCTATACAACATATTTTGCTAAGCAGTGAAGAACTGATGTTAAATTTACCTTAAGAATATAAGGAAAAATATGTGTTATATCTTAAAATGTTATAGACGCCGCCAATAGCAGGATGATTTTTTTGGAATTCATGTCTGTATACTAAAATAGGGTTTGGTTTTGTCAACCCTTTCAAACTTAATAAATTaattgtttgaaaatatttcgAACCAAGGACGTTGTTCGAACCAAAGATTTTCCGGGGCTTGACAACACTATTTGTTTAGCAACTACCCATGACAGTCATCTAATGTCTTCACAAGAATATTCCTTATCCACTTGTACTGAGTAGAGTATTGTTTCGTCTTATACAAGTATCTAACTGCGACGTTTTATGAAAATTTTCGGACCAAAATTATAAAATGTTCTcttcaaaatattaatttttctCACCTATAATTTCACACATGCCTTCGGCGAACTGTTAGAGTATACATCATATACTTCAGATGATATGAAGATATTGTATATTTAGATATAAGGTATAATTTTTTCATACCTGCAAAGTTGAGATGTGTTTATCGTTGAACTTGTCTTCGCAATATCGCAAAACCAGCGACGTTTTTCCAACGCACCCCTCCCCCAGTAATACCACCTTAAACTGGTGGCCTCTAGCGCCTCCCGCGGCCATGTCAGCACCACTAACCAGTCCACAAGACTCTCAAAAGATCTCAGCTTTCGCTCAGTTCGCTTCAAATGTGTCGGTTTTGGGGCAGAAGTGACAAGTTTGGGAAATAACAGGAACACTTGGAAATGTTGAAGTCCAACAAAATGGCGTCTTTCCTTTTGAGAGATGACGTAACGGAATCATGTGACAGGTGAATCACGCGGAATCTCGCGAGATGTTGGGAAAAAAACTAGcgggaaatttgaaaaaaaatggatgtGAATCCATCtacgccaaaaaaaaaaagttactcaagcaactggataaaaatttgaaacaatctTCGGTCCAAAATCCATCTACTTACCTATCCTCCTATCCGATCATAACATAAACATCATTTTGTATCCATcattccatccattcatccatccatccatccatccatccatccaccattCCACAATATACAAAGAATATCAAAGCACAACAAATTGCGACGACACATAAGTAGAAAATATAACAGAACTTGTTTATTTTTTAACGTTATGTGTTACATGGTCCATATTCCAACGCAACAATATTTCGCAATGAAAGATGATGACAGATCGGATATAACACTACATTGACGGTTTGCATATCACCTCACATAAATTGACACTGTTTCAACTTTTGGAGTTAAGTGGCAGCATTCCTTGAtactaaaacacaacaaaaataggACATAGACAACACAGATATAGGGCGTATAGATTTAGAAGCATTTGCGGTGGACAATGGCGGGTCCGGACTCGTCATATTCATTCTTGGTGATCCACATGGACCCAAATGTGGACAGGGACGATAGGATGGACCCACCAATCCACACGGAGTACTTCCTCTCGGG
This genomic window contains:
- the LOC136421686 gene encoding ras-related protein Rab-21-like, with translation MAAGGARGHQFKVVLLGEGCVGKTSLVLRYCEDKFNDKHISTLQASFLTKKLNIAGKRVNLAIWDTAGQERFHALGPIYYRDSNGAILVYDITDEDSFQKVKNWVKELRKMLGSEVTLCIAGNKIDLEKQRNVPAEEAEAYATSVGAKHFHTSAKLNKGVEEMFLDLTKRMLEKDSNSKPDATAKPGSTRRNIQITEDEPQEQKSGCC